A section of the Streptomyces sp. Je 1-369 genome encodes:
- a CDS encoding ATP-binding cassette domain-containing protein: protein MTGLAIAAHGLRKSYGDKTVLDGIDLSVPEGTVFALLGPNGAGKTTAVKILSTLVRADAGELYVAGHDLAHQAQAARASIGVTGQFSAVDGLITGEENMLLMADLHHLPRREGRWVAAELLERFDLVAAAKKPAATYSGGMKRRLDIAMTLVGSPRIIFLDEPTTGLDPRSRHTMWGIIRELVTGGVSVFLTTQYLEEADELADRIAVLDDGKIAAEGTAQELKRLVPGGHVRLRFTDPAAHRAAAASLSEAVSDEEALTLQLPSDGSQRALRALLDRLDLAGVEADELTVHTPDLDDVFFALTAHTTPRPAPAKETVR, encoded by the coding sequence ATGACCGGCTTGGCCATCGCGGCACACGGGCTGCGCAAGTCCTACGGCGACAAGACCGTCCTGGACGGCATCGACCTGAGCGTCCCGGAAGGAACGGTCTTCGCCCTGCTGGGCCCCAACGGCGCCGGCAAGACCACCGCCGTCAAAATCCTCTCCACGCTCGTCCGCGCCGACGCCGGTGAGCTGTACGTCGCCGGCCACGACCTCGCCCACCAGGCCCAGGCCGCCCGCGCCTCGATCGGCGTCACCGGCCAGTTCTCCGCCGTCGACGGCCTGATCACCGGCGAGGAGAACATGCTCCTCATGGCGGACCTGCACCATCTGCCCCGGCGCGAGGGACGGTGGGTGGCCGCCGAACTCCTGGAACGCTTCGACCTCGTGGCGGCCGCGAAGAAACCCGCCGCCACCTACTCCGGCGGCATGAAACGCCGCCTGGACATCGCCATGACCCTGGTCGGCAGCCCCCGGATCATCTTCCTCGACGAACCCACCACCGGCCTGGACCCCCGCTCCCGCCACACCATGTGGGGCATCATCCGCGAACTGGTCACCGGCGGGGTGAGCGTCTTCCTCACCACCCAGTACCTGGAAGAGGCCGACGAACTCGCCGACCGCATCGCCGTACTCGACGACGGGAAGATCGCCGCCGAGGGCACCGCCCAGGAGCTGAAGCGCCTCGTCCCCGGCGGGCACGTGCGCCTGCGCTTCACCGACCCGGCCGCCCACCGCGCCGCCGCCGCGTCCCTGTCCGAGGCCGTCAGCGACGAGGAGGCCCTCACCCTCCAACTCCCCAGCGACGGCAGCCAGCGCGCCCTGCGCGCCCTGCTTGACCGCCTCGACCTGGCCGGCGTCGAGGCCGACGAACTGACCGTGCACACCCCCGACCTGGACGACGTCTTCTTCGCCCTCACCGCCCACACCACCCCCCGGCCCGCCCCCGCCAAGGAGACCGTCCGATGA
- a CDS encoding DUF4097 family beta strand repeat-containing protein: MQKFDTPAAVRTVLDIPAGRIQFIAADRTDTTVEIRPADPTRGRDVQAAEQTHVAYADGVLRIQAPEAKNRLLGSTGSVEVTVQLPAGSGVRATSSAAEFRGVGRLGEVAFDGGHGSVKLDEATSARLTGLDADIWVGRLNDGGEIRTLRGDVHIAEAVRGALALSTEQGDITVTAARGVSAAMDAGTSYGRIDNALYNTGGAPALTIKATVAQGDITARSL; encoded by the coding sequence ATGCAGAAGTTCGACACCCCCGCCGCCGTCCGCACCGTCCTGGACATCCCCGCGGGCCGCATCCAGTTCATCGCCGCCGACCGCACCGACACCACCGTCGAGATCCGGCCCGCCGACCCCACCCGCGGCCGCGACGTGCAGGCGGCCGAGCAGACCCACGTCGCCTACGCCGACGGCGTCCTGCGCATCCAGGCCCCCGAGGCCAAGAACCGCCTCCTGGGCAGCACCGGTTCCGTCGAGGTCACCGTCCAGCTGCCCGCGGGATCCGGCGTCCGGGCCACGTCCTCCGCCGCCGAGTTCCGCGGCGTGGGACGCCTGGGCGAGGTCGCCTTCGACGGCGGCCACGGCTCGGTCAAGCTGGACGAGGCCACCAGCGCCCGCCTGACCGGCCTCGACGCGGACATCTGGGTCGGCCGCCTGAACGACGGCGGCGAGATCCGCACCCTGCGCGGCGACGTGCACATCGCCGAGGCCGTGCGCGGCGCGCTCGCACTGAGCACCGAGCAGGGCGACATCACCGTCACCGCCGCCCGCGGAGTCAGCGCCGCCATGGACGCCGGCACCTCCTACGGCCGCATCGACAACGCGCTGTACAACACCGGCGGCGCGCCCGCCCTGACCATCAAGGCCACCGTCGCCCAGGGCGACATCACCGCCCGCAGTCTCTGA
- a CDS encoding helix-turn-helix domain-containing protein, whose amino-acid sequence MPGGRLTQQERRQIALGLADNLAYAEIARRLERPTSTITREVTRNGGPAGYRADVAHRATEHRAHRRTRSAPRTPRTPPQPHGRDAGEVRAYEEVFTTVMIGSGMPTMMSRVVAALVLTDSGSLTAAELVQHLQVSPAAVSKAIAFLESQGFVRRERGEGRRERYVVDDDVYYQSMMATARATAQVVATARQGVPVLRPGTPAATRLENIARFLDFVSESTARAAEQARDILHAGPAPAAQTGAGEV is encoded by the coding sequence ATGCCGGGAGGCAGACTCACCCAGCAGGAACGCCGCCAGATCGCCCTGGGGCTTGCCGACAACCTCGCCTACGCCGAGATCGCCCGGCGCCTGGAGCGGCCGACCTCGACGATCACCCGCGAGGTGACGCGCAACGGCGGCCCGGCCGGCTACCGCGCCGACGTCGCCCACCGCGCCACCGAGCACCGTGCCCACCGCCGCACACGGAGCGCGCCCCGCACCCCGCGCACACCCCCGCAGCCGCACGGGCGCGACGCCGGTGAAGTACGCGCCTACGAGGAGGTGTTCACCACCGTCATGATCGGCTCGGGCATGCCCACGATGATGTCCCGGGTGGTGGCCGCCCTCGTCCTCACCGACTCCGGCAGCCTCACCGCGGCCGAGCTCGTCCAGCACCTCCAGGTCAGCCCGGCCGCCGTCTCCAAGGCGATCGCCTTCCTGGAGAGCCAGGGCTTCGTGCGCCGGGAGCGCGGCGAGGGCCGGCGCGAGCGCTACGTCGTCGACGACGACGTCTACTACCAGTCCATGATGGCCACCGCCCGCGCCACCGCCCAGGTCGTGGCCACCGCACGCCAGGGTGTCCCCGTCCTGCGCCCCGGCACGCCCGCCGCCACCCGCCTGGAGAACATCGCCCGGTTCCTGGACTTCGTCTCCGAAAGCACCGCCCGCGCCGCCGAACAGGCCCGCGACATCCTCCACGCCGGACCCGCCCCCGCCGCCCAGACCGGTGCCGGTGAGGTTTGA